The genome window TTCGCACCTTTCTGCGTCACCATTTGCAGCTTCTGCACCTCGCTGACCCCGCCCTTCGGGTAGAACACGATGATCCGGGTCCCTTCCACATCTGCAAAGCCTGCAAGCGCTGCTTTTCCGGTATCTCCTGAGGTCGCCGTCAGAATCACGATTTCATTTTTCACCTGATTCTTCTTTGCGGAAGTGGTGAGAAGGTGCGGCAAAATGGAGAGGGCCATATCCTTGAACGCGATCGTTGCCCCATGGTAGAGTTCCAGATAATACGCCTCGTTCACCTTTGCAAGAGGCGCGATTTCCTCCGTGTCGAACTTGCTGTCATAAGCCTTCGCGATACAGTTCTTTAATTCCTCCTCCGTAAAATCCGTGAGGAATTCCTTCATCACCGTATAGGCAGTCTCCTGGTAACTCATATCCTTTAACTCATTAAGAGAAACAGGCAGCTTCGGAATGCTGACCGGAACAAATAATCCTCCGTCGTCCGCAAGTCCTTTCAGAATTGCCTGAGATGCTGTCACTGTCATGTCAGAATTTCTTGTACTTTTGTAAAGTAGATTCATAACCTTCACCCTTCTATTTGTAGTCTCTTCTTTCATTTCTGATAATCATAGCACAACTCTTTCGATTGCGCAATTTAATTCTGCCGGGAAAGTCCTATTCTTCCGCAAAACATTACGGTTTATTCCGCTCTTCGCACCCCTTCTCCATAACGCACTACCCTGAAATGGAGAGTATCGCTTCTTTCATGCCCCGCACATATTCCTCCACATACGGAACGCACTCTTCCCCGTGCTCTGCTATGATCTTCACGATCGCAGAGCCAACGATCACCCCGTCAGAAATCTCTGCCATTTCTTTCGCCTGCTCAGGAGTCGCAATCCCAAATCCTACAGCACAGGGGATATCCGTCACCTTTCTCACCTGCCCGATCATTTTCCCGATATCCGTCGTGATCTTACTGCGCACGCCGGTCACCCCAAGGGAGGATACGCAGTACAAAAATCCTTCCGCCTCTTTTGCGATCATCGCGATTCTCTCATGAGAGGTCGGCGCGATGAGGGATACCAGTTCTACACCGTACTTCCTGCACATTCCCGCAAGCTCCTCTTTTTCTTCATAGGGCATATCCGGCACGATCACGCCGCACATTCCGCACTCCACACAGCGCTTCATGAACCGCTCCACTCCATAGGTATAAATGGCATTGATATAAGTCATGAATACCCTGGGAATTTGCATCTCCTCTTTAATTTCCTTCATAGCGTCAAACAGTTTATCTGTCGTACAGCCCCCGGTAAGCGCTCTCTCATCGGCCTCCTGGATCACCGGCCCTTCTGCAATCGGATCGGAAAATGGAATCCCTACCTCTATTAAATCCGCCCCCGCGTCCTGCATGGCAAGCAGCAGACTCTTTGTCACTTCAAGCGAAGGATCTCCTCCCGTAATAAATGGAATAAATGCTTTTTTCTTATCAAATGCGTCCTTAATCCTACTCATAAATCTCCACTCCTCTATATCTTGCAATAGCCGCCACATCTTTATCTCCGCGGCCCGAAATGTTAATCACGATAATCTGATTCTTTGACATGGTCGGCGCCAGCTTCATCGCGTAAGCCACCGCATGAGAGCTCTCCACCGCCGGAATGATTCCTTCTGTCCGCGACAAATACTCAAATGCTTCTACCGCCTCGCTGTCCGTAATTGGAACGTATTTCGCCCGGTCCTGGGCCGCCAGCATGGCGTGTTCCGGTCCAATTCCCGGATAATCAAGCCCTGCCGAAATCGAATATACCGGTGCGATCTGTCCGTCCTCATTCTGGCAGAACAAGGATTTCATTCCGTGGAAAATACCTTCCGTCCCTCTGGCGATGGTCGCCGCATGTTTTTCCGTATCCACACCCAGGCCTGCCGCCTCGCAGCCGATGAGCTGCACCTCCTTGTGTGGAATGAATTCATAAAATGCTCCCATCGCATTGCTTCCGCCGCCCACACAGGCGATCACGGCGTCCGGAAGTCTTCCTTCTTTTTCCAATAGCTGTTCTTTGATCTCTTTTCCGATGATTTTCTGAAAATCACGGACAATTGTGGGAAATGGATGCGGCCCCATCACAGAGCCCAGCACGTAGAGAGTATCGTCCATTCGGCTTGCCCACTCCCGCATCGTCTCATTTACAGCGTCTTTCAGTGTCATGGTGCCTGTAGTGACCGGGTGCACCTTTGCCCCTAAAAGCTCCATTCGAAATACATTCAAAGCCTGGCGCTCGGTATCTTCTTTTCCCATGTAAATCTCACATTCCATATCCATGAGAGCTGCCGCCGTGGCGGTCGCCACTCCATGCTGCCCTGCTCCTGTTTCCGCAATCACGCGGGTCTTCCCCATTTTCTTTGCCAGGAGCACCTGACCCAATACATTGTTGATCTTATGGGAGCCGGTGTGGTTCAGATCCTCCCGCTTCAGATAAATCTTTGCGCCTCCCAGATCCTTTGACATCTTTTTTGCCTCATAAAGAAGGGAGGGACGCCCTGCATAATTTCGCAAAAGTTCGTCAAGCTCCCTGTTAAATTCCGGATCGTTTTTATACTTCTCGTATGCTTCCTCCAGCTCATTTACCGCGTTCATCAGCGTTTCCGGCACGAACTGCCCTCCATATCTGCCAAATCTACCTTTACTTCCCATAATTCCTGACCCTTTCTATAAACTCTTTCATTTTAATTTCATCTTTTACTCCGTCCGTCTCCACCGCACTGCTTACGTCCACTGCGTAGGGACGGCAGGCCTTTACGTGGCCGCAGACATTTTCCCCCGTCAGCCCGCCCGCAAGAAAATACGGTTTTGTAAGCTTGGGAATAAGGCTCTTGTCAAATTCCTGTCCGCTCCCACCGTACGTTCCTTTTACATAGGTATCCAGAAGAAGATAATCTGCGTCTAAATGCTCCGCCTCCAGAATCTGCTCCCGGCTCCTGACCCGGACCGCCCGGATAATGGGAACTTCAGGCACCGCCTCACGGACACGCCGGATATACGCCGCGTCTTCCTCCCCGTGGAGCTGTATCATCTGGATCGTTCCGCTTTCGCACAGCCTACTGATTATCCCGATATCTTCCTGGACAAACACGCCTACTGCCGGGATTTCCGTGGACAATTCCTTTCGCAGAGCAGACGCTCTCTCCTCGTCTACATGCCGCCGGGTGTGCGCAAATACGAACCCTATATAATCCGGCTTCAGCCGGTTTGCCATCTGTACGTCCTCGCTGCGTTTTAACCCGCATATTTTGATCTTCGTCTCCAAACTCTTTGTCTCCAACTTTCCTGATACTCCTTAAGGTCTTGATATCTATGATTTTTTCCCGCCATATTAGGAACAGAAAAGCTCGCCGCCATTCAATTCTTCGAGCATTGCTTTTTTGTCAGCGCTTCTCATCAGTGTCTCTCCGATCAGCACTCCATTTACCCGGGCCTTACGCAATCTTTCGATGTCTGCCGCCGTTTTAATCCCGCTTTCCGCAACAAACAGAACTGTCTCAGGAGCCAGGCTGCGCAGGCGAATACTATTTTCGATATCCACGGTAAAATCCTTAAGATTCCGGTTATTTACACCGATGATCCTCGCTCCCGCCCGGATTGCGGACTGCATTTGGGCCTCATCGTGGACCTCCACCAGCGCGGACAGCCCCAGCCGGTCGCAAATGCGAAGATACCGCTTCACCGTCTCCGTATCCAAAAGTGCGCAGATCAGGAGCACCACCTTTGCGCCGAGGACCTTCGCCTCATAAATCATATACTCGTCTATCACAAAATCTTTTCTCAGAACCGGAATATTTACATTTTCTGCAATCTCTTTCAGATATTCGTTCTTTCCCTGAAAGTGTTTCGGCTCCGTCAGGCAGGAAATCGCCGCCGCTCCCGCCATCTCGTACTCCTTCGCAATTTCCAGATAAGGGAACTCTTCTGCGATGATCCCCTTGGAAGGGGAAGCCTTTTTCACTTCGCAGATATAATGAATCCCCTCTTCCCTTAATTTCTTTTCAAAGGGGAATCCGGTATCTCCCTCTAATTCTAATGCCCGCCTGCACATTTCCGAATACGGGACCTTCCGTTTTGCCTTCTCCACACGAAGCTTCGTGTCCGCAGCTATTTTATCCAAAATCATACCATTCTCTCCTCGTATAATAAGTTTGTAAACAAGTAAAAGCTTACAGACCTTGGGGAAACACACTGATTGCCCGCTTTCCCTTTCCTTCCATATACTCGCGACTTTGTCGGCGCTAAAACGCCCCTCACTTAGGTGCATTAAGCTTTATTCGACTGCCTGGGTCGCCGCCTTAAATTCCTCATATTTTGCAAGTGCCTTGCCGCTATCGATCAGTTCTTTGGCCATCTCAATTCCTTCGGCCAGGGAAATGCCGTCGATTCCCAGATACAGGCTCATACCGGCGTTTAAGAGCACCACGTCACGTTTCGCGCCCTTTTCTTTTCCATTCAGAATGTCCAGGGTAATCTGCGCATTCTCTTCCGGCGTCCCCCCGATCAGATCCTGAAGCGGACATCTGACAAGCCCGAACTGCTCCGGCGTGATTGTATAAGAGGTAATCTCGCCGAACCGGATCTCATGCACCTGCGTCTCTCCCGTCAGTGTGATCTCGTCAAGTCCGTCCTCCCCGCACACTGCCACACCGCGGGTCACTCCCAGATTGGCCAGCACGCGCGCCAGAGGCTCAGCCAGCTTCTTATCGTACACGCCCAGGAGCTGCATCGTAGCCGCTGCCGGATTGGAAAGGGGCCCCAGAATATTGAATACGGTGCGTACTCCAAGCTCTTTTCTCACCGGAGCCGCATATTTCATGGAAGAATGATATACCGGAGCAAACATAAAACAGATTCCCGTATCATTCAATACCTTTTCATTTTGCTCTGCCGAAAGCGCCACCTTGATTCCCAGCTTTTCAAGCACATCTGCCGCACCGCTTCTGCTCGACACGCTGCGGTTTCCATGCTTTGCCACCGGCACCCCTCCTGCTGCCACCACAAACGCGGATGTCGTGGAAATATTAAAGGTACCCACCTGGTCACCGCCCGTCCCTACGATGTCGATCACTTCTCTTTGCGGCTGGATCTTTATGCCCTTTTCCCTCATGACTGTGGCAAATGCCGTAATCTCATCTATGGTCTCTCCCTGCATACTGAGCGCCATCAGGAAACCTCCCATCTGCGCCTGCGTCGCGGTGCCGTCCATCATTTCTTCCATGACACCCCTCGCCTCGTCGTATGTCAAATCCTCTTTTTTCGCCAGTTTTGCAATTGCTTCTCTAATCATGTCTGTTACCTCCTGTTGTATTGTAAAATATATTTTCTCCGGTATTCCCGGTTTATTGCCTCGTGTATGTTGTTCACTCACTACTTTACAGCGAGAGGAAATTCCCAAGTATTTTTCTTCCGTCCGGTGTCAAAATGGATTCGGGGTGAAATTGAAGTCCATAGATCTCATAATTCTTATGCCGGACTGCCATCACCTCCCCGTCCTTTGAGCGGGCCGTCACCTGGAGCACCTCCGGTATCGTTCCTTCTTCTGCCACCAGAGAATGATACCGGGCCGCGTCTATTTCCGGCTCCATATTCCTAAAGACCGGGCACGCCGTATCAATGGATATCCGGCTTTTCTTTCCGTGCATCAGTTCCTTCGCATGGATGATTCTCCCTCCGAATGCCTCACAAATCGCCTGATGTCCCAGACAGACACCCAGAATAGGAATCTTCCCGCCAATCCCTTTTACCACCGCTTCACAGACCCCCGCGTCCTTCGGGTATCCCGGCCCCGGCGACAGTATTATGTGGCTTGGGTTCATTTTGAAAACCTCTTCTACAGTGACCGCATCATTTCTCACCACCTGGATATCCTGACGGATACTGCCCGCAAGCTGTACCAGATTGTAAGAAAAACTGTCATAATTATCTATCAAAAGCACCATTATTCCAGCACCTCCTTTGCCGAGCGGATCGCATTCATGACAGCCGCCGCCTTATTTGCCGATTCTTCGTACTCCATTTCCGGAATGCTATCCGCCACAATGCCGCCTCCGGCCTGCACATAGACCTTTCCGTTCTTCTTGACCGCCATTCGAATCGCAATACAGGTATCCATATTTCCCGTAAAATCCAGATATCCCAAAGCACCTCCGTAAATGCCTCTCTCTTCGCTTTCCATTTTCTCTATGATCTCACACGCCCGAATCTTCGGCGCCCCGGAAAGTGTTCCGGCGGGCAGGACCGCTTCCATGGCATGCAGGGCGTCTTGGTCCTTCCGGATATTTCCCTCTACCTGCGAGCAAATATGCATGATCTTGGAATAGCGATGGATCATCATATACTCCGTCACCTCCACCGAATTAAATTCGCAGACCCTTCCCAGGTCGTTTCTTCCCAGATCCACCAGCATATTGTGTTCGGAAAGCTCCTTCTCATCTGCCAAAAGTTCCCTCTCCAGGCGCTTATCTTCCTCATCGTTCCTTCCCCTTGGCCTTGAGCCTGCCACAGGAAATGTCGTCAGCCTGCCATTTTGCAGCCGCACCAGGGTTTCCGGCGAGGTGCTCATGATTTCCTCGTCGTCAATATGGAAATACACCATATAGGGCGACGGATTCGTCGTTCTGAGTACCCGGTAAGGGTGAATCAGGCTTCCCTCATAGGGACTTGTGAACTGTCTGGAAATAACCGCCTGGAAAATGTCTCCGTCCACGATATACTCCTTTGTCCGTTCCACCAGTTTGCAATACTCTTCCTTGCTGACATTACAGGTAAATTTAATCTTGCTGTCGGACACGGGAATCTCCGGGACCTCCCTGCTGCGGATCATTCCCACGATTTCCTGAATCTGCGCCATGGCCCTGCCGTAATTCTCCATGACCTTATCTGTTTTCATATTTACAATAATACTGATCTTCTGTTTCAGGTGATCGTAGGCAATGATTTTATCGAACATCATCAAATCATAATCATTGAATGTTCCCTTTTTTATGTTCAGGACCGGCTCCGCATACCCAATCATGGCATAGGAAAAATATCCGGCAAATCCTCCGGCAAACGGCGGAAGTCCCTCAAGTCTCGGCGCTTTATACCTCTTCATAATCTCACGGATCACTTCCATCGGTTTCCCGGTAACGCTGACCTTCTCCTCGGCATTCTCTTCTATCGTCACCTTCCCGCAACTGCAGGATACCCGTATGACCGGATCATACCCCAGGAAGGAATACCTTCCCCACTTTTCTCCGCCTTCCACACTTTCCAGCAGAAAATAGCGTTTGCTTGTGGCTGCGATTTTCCGAAGCAGCGTGATCGGCGTAATCACATCTGCATAAATCTCGCGGCAGACCGGTATGATGTCGTAATCAGGTGCTAGTCTTAAAATCTCTTCACAATCCGGATGCATTATTGTTTTTTTCCTCCTTTTTCACTTGGGTATGCCGGGCAACAAAAAAAAGCTCCTGTCCCTCATAATTAAATAAGGGACAAAAGCTCTATAACTCATAAACTTCTGCGGTACCACCCAATTTGCCGAACAAATTCGACCACTCTATAAATGTACTAACATACATCTCTCCTTGGTAACGGGCGAGAATCCCGTCAGCGTCTACTCCCGATATACGGTTTCAAGCTGCCCTCACAAGTCCATTCAGCAAAAACTCTTACTGCTGCCTTTCCACCATGCGGCAACTCTCTGGAAGTAAATATCCTTGCTTACTCCTCTTGTTCAGCGGTTTGTCATTTGATTTTTATAGTATATGCCTGATTTATGAATTTGTCAATCTTTTTTTGAATCCTTGGGTATATCCCAAGTTCTCCGCAAACTGGGGGATATGATGGAACTTGTACATATATTTGGCCAATAATTTTTCTATCATTTTAATAAATATAGGATTACGGGAATAGGAAGTAATCCGTATATCATAGGGGAAAGTTTTTGCGCACTAATCCAGCATATTCTACATTCTATTACATATATTTAACTACAATCCTATACTTATCGGAGTGTTCTATGATACCCAAAGGTAAACTTAAAAAATCTCTCACCGTCGCCTTCCTCTTTGCCATCTGCTTCCTCGCCGGCAATGCCATAGGCCGCCTGAAGGAACATTTCTTTCCGGCCACAGTCACAACATCCACCGAAAACTGGGGCCTGAGCTTCCAGGAAGAAGGCGCCGCTCCTATTGGAAATGCCACCTTTGATGAGCTCAAACAATTTGATGCCTATTACGCAGAGGATACCGATGAAAAAATTCTGTATCTTACATTCGACGCAGGCTACGAAAATGGAAATACGCCTGCGATTTTAGACGCCCTGAAAAAGCATAAAGTCCCGGCTACCTTCTTCGTAGTAGGGACCTACCTGGACGATAATGCGGATTTGATAAAACGGATGTTACAGGAAGGCCACACGGTGGGGAACCATACCTGGCACCACAAAGATATGTCACAGATTTCCACTCTGGATTCTTTTTCAGAAGAGGTCGTTACTGTGGAGGATAAATTCAAAGAGATCACCGGGCAGTCCATGACCAAATATTACCGTCCGCCTCAGGGAAAATATGATGAAAATAATTTGAAAATGGCTCAGGAACTGGGATATAAAACATTCTTCTGGAGTCTCGCCTATGTAGATTGGTACCAGGATAA of Roseburia hominis contains these proteins:
- a CDS encoding phosphoribosylanthranilate isomerase → METKIKICGLKRSEDVQMANRLKPDYIGFVFAHTRRHVDEERASALRKELSTEIPAVGVFVQEDIGIISRLCESGTIQMIQLHGEEDAAYIRRVREAVPEVPIIRAVRVRSREQILEAEHLDADYLLLDTYVKGTYGGSGQEFDKSLIPKLTKPYFLAGGLTGENVCGHVKACRPYAVDVSSAVETDGVKDEIKMKEFIERVRNYGK
- the trpB gene encoding tryptophan synthase subunit beta — translated: MGSKGRFGRYGGQFVPETLMNAVNELEEAYEKYKNDPEFNRELDELLRNYAGRPSLLYEAKKMSKDLGGAKIYLKREDLNHTGSHKINNVLGQVLLAKKMGKTRVIAETGAGQHGVATATAAALMDMECEIYMGKEDTERQALNVFRMELLGAKVHPVTTGTMTLKDAVNETMREWASRMDDTLYVLGSVMGPHPFPTIVRDFQKIIGKEIKEQLLEKEGRLPDAVIACVGGGSNAMGAFYEFIPHKEVQLIGCEAAGLGVDTEKHAATIARGTEGIFHGMKSLFCQNEDGQIAPVYSISAGLDYPGIGPEHAMLAAQDRAKYVPITDSEAVEAFEYLSRTEGIIPAVESSHAVAYAMKLAPTMSKNQIIVINISGRGDKDVAAIARYRGVEIYE
- the trpC gene encoding indole-3-glycerol phosphate synthase TrpC, which translates into the protein MILDKIAADTKLRVEKAKRKVPYSEMCRRALELEGDTGFPFEKKLREEGIHYICEVKKASPSKGIIAEEFPYLEIAKEYEMAGAAAISCLTEPKHFQGKNEYLKEIAENVNIPVLRKDFVIDEYMIYEAKVLGAKVVLLICALLDTETVKRYLRICDRLGLSALVEVHDEAQMQSAIRAGARIIGVNNRNLKDFTVDIENSIRLRSLAPETVLFVAESGIKTAADIERLRKARVNGVLIGETLMRSADKKAMLEELNGGELFCS
- a CDS encoding aminodeoxychorismate/anthranilate synthase component II — its product is MVLLIDNYDSFSYNLVQLAGSIRQDIQVVRNDAVTVEEVFKMNPSHIILSPGPGYPKDAGVCEAVVKGIGGKIPILGVCLGHQAICEAFGGRIIHAKELMHGKKSRISIDTACPVFRNMEPEIDAARYHSLVAEEGTIPEVLQVTARSKDGEVMAVRHKNYEIYGLQFHPESILTPDGRKILGNFLSL
- the trpE gene encoding anthranilate synthase component I; translated protein: MMHPDCEEILRLAPDYDIIPVCREIYADVITPITLLRKIAATSKRYFLLESVEGGEKWGRYSFLGYDPVIRVSCSCGKVTIEENAEEKVSVTGKPMEVIREIMKRYKAPRLEGLPPFAGGFAGYFSYAMIGYAEPVLNIKKGTFNDYDLMMFDKIIAYDHLKQKISIIVNMKTDKVMENYGRAMAQIQEIVGMIRSREVPEIPVSDSKIKFTCNVSKEEYCKLVERTKEYIVDGDIFQAVISRQFTSPYEGSLIHPYRVLRTTNPSPYMVYFHIDDEEIMSTSPETLVRLQNGRLTTFPVAGSRPRGRNDEEDKRLERELLADEKELSEHNMLVDLGRNDLGRVCEFNSVEVTEYMMIHRYSKIMHICSQVEGNIRKDQDALHAMEAVLPAGTLSGAPKIRACEIIEKMESEERGIYGGALGYLDFTGNMDTCIAIRMAVKKNGKVYVQAGGGIVADSIPEMEYEESANKAAAVMNAIRSAKEVLE
- the trpD gene encoding anthranilate phosphoribosyltransferase, producing the protein MIREAIAKLAKKEDLTYDEARGVMEEMMDGTATQAQMGGFLMALSMQGETIDEITAFATVMREKGIKIQPQREVIDIVGTGGDQVGTFNISTTSAFVVAAGGVPVAKHGNRSVSSRSGAADVLEKLGIKVALSAEQNEKVLNDTGICFMFAPVYHSSMKYAAPVRKELGVRTVFNILGPLSNPAAATMQLLGVYDKKLAEPLARVLANLGVTRGVAVCGEDGLDEITLTGETQVHEIRFGEITSYTITPEQFGLVRCPLQDLIGGTPEENAQITLDILNGKEKGAKRDVVLLNAGMSLYLGIDGISLAEGIEMAKELIDSGKALAKYEEFKAATQAVE
- a CDS encoding polysaccharide deacetylase family protein; this translates as MIPKGKLKKSLTVAFLFAICFLAGNAIGRLKEHFFPATVTTSTENWGLSFQEEGAAPIGNATFDELKQFDAYYAEDTDEKILYLTFDAGYENGNTPAILDALKKHKVPATFFVVGTYLDDNADLIKRMLQEGHTVGNHTWHHKDMSQISTLDSFSEEVVTVEDKFKEITGQSMTKYYRPPQGKYDENNLKMAQELGYKTFFWSLAYVDWYQDNQPSKEEAFEKLLGRIHPGAIVLLHSTSSTNAAILDELLTKWEEMGYKFGALSDLS
- the trpA gene encoding tryptophan synthase subunit alpha, whose translation is MSRIKDAFDKKKAFIPFITGGDPSLEVTKSLLLAMQDAGADLIEVGIPFSDPIAEGPVIQEADERALTGGCTTDKLFDAMKEIKEEMQIPRVFMTYINAIYTYGVERFMKRCVECGMCGVIVPDMPYEEKEELAGMCRKYGVELVSLIAPTSHERIAMIAKEAEGFLYCVSSLGVTGVRSKITTDIGKMIGQVRKVTDIPCAVGFGIATPEQAKEMAEISDGVIVGSAIVKIIAEHGEECVPYVEEYVRGMKEAILSISG